In the genome of Amia ocellicauda isolate fAmiCal2 chromosome 3, fAmiCal2.hap1, whole genome shotgun sequence, one region contains:
- the usp19 gene encoding ubiquitin carboxyl-terminal hydrolase 19 isoform X2, which yields MASTGEATGRRRPTRGIEDSTSRKKQKDKANQESKEAKRSGSTETKKDLSQSLESHDDTEFDDVFFDWKQNANEVIVKLRAGEGVVKLEDVDAAFSDTACQVKFPDGRQWSCVLHTEIESSCSKVQYKEKGNFLQLVMQKKIPFNIWPSLMRNKKEKDPINIQTENGKEQAGKLEKLEEEGVKAPVESTEQKRAKPDRGIKRAIKPKPAGKTERGTKGTETSKHNWKAELPTEPSAKRVIRTTSKAAKDTGHGTGRVSPAKGMGSTKVETGQDTVGPLSCNGRSTDQKSVRGSPAPAPQVGGAECQRADKPEAEVVEEGRGQSLVTETSAGVQTPPQDMTPPTEPSRNGEPQELHSTEGTVEPIVEKERQCQGELDSQVEKNVPELEVAGSGHFGTGEPASPALSKEASPCAKGMEEKSDETKEESLEMQPEVLEPMVNLKFVKNDSYEKGNDFMVVNVYMKGICRESSKVLFREQDFTLIFQTSDANFLRLQSGCGPNTVFKWQVKLRNLIHPDQSTYAFTPSRIDITLKKRHSQRWGGLEAPATQVGGAKVAVPSGLASLDKSQPGSSQHTLPNKEEPRTTEKEKARGDDGGLDTVAARTVSEHMPIKQEPLVTSPKPTCMVPPMTHASAGSEHPDEEEEKKVCLPGFTGLVNLGNTCFMNSVIQSLSNTRELRDYFHDRGFESEINCNNPLGTGGRLAIGFAVLLRALWKGTHHAFQPSKLKAIVASKASQFTGYAQHDAQEFMAFLLDGLHEDLNRIQNKPYTETVDSDGRQDEVVAEEAWQRHKMRNDSFVVDLFQGQYKSKLVCPICSKVSITFDPFLYLPVPLPQKQKVLTVFYFAKEPHKKPIKFLVSVSKENSSTTEVLESISRSVRVKPENLRLTEVIKSRFHRIFMSSSSLDAVSPSNTLFCFEVLSKELAKEKVLVLQVQQRPQVPSVPIAKCAACQKAPQSEDEKVKRCTRCYRVGYCNPTCQKNHWADHKHLCRPNTENIGYPFLISVTESRLTYSRLSQLLEGYSRYSVNVFQPPFQSGRVSPEVSQCRGDLPPIVSETVDSGCQEGTIEKEASCQASEGPADSEQASGDSTGKPDPLSDDSGFSEHKAESHGPSSEKETFCEKVVKPEAVVTGYQQPSESQARSASQFYIAVLDSENKEQKLEDKDDAVLQIAEDSSIILVWKNNERQKEYVLIKSKELESVEDPGSVSEAARAGHFTLEQCLNLFTKPEVLAPEEAWYCPKCKQHREASKQLMLWRLPNVLIIQLKRFSFRSFIWRDKINDMVDFPVRNLDLSKFCIGQKDDSQPPIYDLYAVINHYGGMIGGHYTAYARLPNDKNSQRSDVGWRLFDDSTVTTVEESQVVTRYAYVLFYRRQNSPVERPSRMPSPHGAESPAAAGATASQASLIWQELEEEEEEAGPRASRRLRAGVETQRASGALDSLSDYSDDDCVRYFILGTLAALLALVLNVLYPLISQGRWS from the exons ATGGCCAGCACCGGCGAGGCCACCGGCCGCCGCAGACCAACCCGTGGGATAGAGGACAGCACCAGCAGGAAGAAGCAGAAAGACAAGGCCAACCAAGAAAGCAAGGAAGCCAAGCGGTCAGGTAGCACAGAAACCAAGAAAG ACCTATCACAGTCTCTGGAGTCACACGATGATACAGAATTTGATG ATGTGTTTTTTGACTGGAAGCAGAATGCCAATGAGGTGATTGTAAAGCTAAGGGCTGGAGAGGGAGTTGTGAAGCTAGAGGATGTTGATGCTGCGTTCTCGGATACGGCCTGTCAGGTTAAGTTCCCAG ATGGGCGTCAGTGGAGCTGTGTCCTGCACACCGAGATTGAGAGCTCCTGCAGTAAAgtgcagtacaaggagaagggCAACTTCCTGCAGCTGGTCATGCAGAAGAAGATCCCTTTCAACATCTGGCCGTCTCTGATG cgAAACAAGAAGGAAAAGGATCCCATTAACATTCAGACAGAGAATGGGAAAGAGCAGGCTGGGAAGTTGGAGAAACTGGAGGAAGAAGGGGTGAAGGCACCCGTAGAGTCAACTGAGCAGAAACGGGCAAAACCAGATCGGGGGATAAAACGTGCAATAAAGCCCAAACCAGCTGGAAAGACTGAGCGGGGCACAAAGGGTACAGAGACTTCAAAGCACAATTGGAAGGCAGAGTTACCAACTGAACCCAGTGCAAAACGTGTGATCCGCACTACGTCTAAAGCTGCTAAAGACACGGGGCATGGTACAGGGAGGGTCTCCCCCGCAAAAGGCATGGGAAGCACCAAAGTAGAGACTGGCCAGGATACAGTAGGTCCGCTCAGCTGCAACGGCAGGAGTACAGACCAGAAGAGTGTCCGAGGCTCTCCAGCGCCTGCGCCCCAGGTGGGCGGAGCTGAGTGTCAGAGGGCCGACAAACCCGAG GCAGAGGTGGTAGAAGAAGGTAGAGGCCAGTCTTTGGTCACTGAAACCAGTGCAGGTGTTCAGACCCCCCCCCAGGACATGACTCCCCCCACAGAACCCTCCAGGAATGGCGAACCTCAGGAGTTGCACAGCACAGAAGGGACTGTCGAGCCCATAGTTGAGAAAGAGAGACAATGCCAGGGAGAACTGGACTCTCAGGTCGAGAAAAACGTTCCTGAATTAGAGGTGGCTGGGTCTGGCCATTTTGGTACTGGGGAGCCTGCCTCACCAGCCCTCTCTAAAGAGGCCTCTCCTTGTGCAAAGGGTATGGAGGAAAAGAGTGATGAGACAAAAGAGGAGAGCTTGGAAATGCAGCCAGAAG TCTTGGAGCCCATGGTGAACTTGAAGTTTGTGAAGAACGACTCTTATGAGAAAGGGAACGACTTCATGGTGGTCAATGTGTACATGAAAGGGATCTGCAGGGAGAGCTCAAAGGTGCTGTTCAGGGAACAAGACTTCACACTCATCTTCCAGACCAG TGATGCAAATTTTCTGCGACTACAGTCGGGCTGTGGACCAAACACTGTCTTTAAATGGCAGGTCAAACTCAG GAACCTTATCCACCCTGACCAGAGCACCTATGCCTTCACCCCATCCCGGATCGACATCACTCTGAAGAAGAGGCACAGTCAGCGCTGGGGGGGCCTCGAGGCTCCAGCAACACAAG TGGGTGGCGCCAAGGTTGCTGTGCCCTCTGGGCTTGCTTCTCTAGATAAGAGCCAGCCTGGGAGTAGCCAGCATACCCTGCCCAACAAAGAGGAACCCAGGACGACAGAGAAGGAGAAGGCACGCGGAGACGACGGTGGCCTGGACACGGTGGCAGCCAGAACAGTGTCTGAGCACATGCCTATTAAGCAAGAGCCCCTTGTCACCTCA CCCAAGCCCACATGCATGGTGCCCCCGATGACCCATGCTTCTGCAGGCAGTGAGCACCccgatgaggaggaggagaagaaggtgTGTTTACCTGGCTTCACTGGCCTAGTCAACCTGGGCAACACCTGCTTCATGAACAGTGTCATCCAGTCTCTGTCCAACACCCGGGAGTTGAGGGACTACTTCCACG ATCGAGGCTTTGAGTCTGAGATCAACTGCAATAACCCCCTGGGCACTGGCGGGCGCCTTGCCATTGGCTTTGCCGTATTGCTACGGGCACTGTGGAAAGGCACTCACCATGCCTTCCAGCCCTCCAAACTCAAG GCGATTGTGGCGAGCAAGGCCAGCCAATTCACAGGCTATGCGCAGCACGATGCCCAGGAGTTCATGGCTTTCTTATTGGACGGGCTTCACGAGGACCTGAACAGGATCCAGAACAAACCCTACACAGAGACTGTAGACTCGGATGGCAGGCAGGATGAG GTGGTGGCAGAGGAGGCCTGGCAGAGGCACAAGATGCGGAACGATTCCTTTGTTGTGGACCTGTTCCAGGGACAGTACAAATCCAAGCTGGTGTGTCCAATCTGTTCCAAG GTGTCTATAACATTTGACCCATTCCTGTACCTGCCAGTCCCATTGCCTCAGAAACAGAAGGTCCtaactgtgttttattttgctaaGGAACCCCATAAGAAGCCAATCAAG TTCCTGGTGAGCGTCAGCAAGGAAAACTCCAGCACGACTGAAGTCTTGGAGTCCATTTCTAGGAGTGTACGAGTCAAACCGGAGAATCTGCGTCTCACTGAG GTCATTAAAAGTCGTTTTCACCGAATCTTCATGTCCTCGAGCTCGCTGGATGCCGTTTCACCCTCAAACACTCTCTTCTGTTTTGAAGTGCTGTCTAAGGAGCTTGCCAAGGAGAAAGTACTGGTGCTGCAGGTCCAACAG AGACCCCAGGTTCCCAGTGTGCCCATCGCTAAGTGTGCTGCCTGCCAGAAAGCACCTCAGTCAGAGGATGAGAAGGTGAAACGCTGCACTCGCTGCTACCGTGTGGGCTACTGCAACCC aACTTGTCAGAAGAATCATTGGGCTGATCACAAACATCTGTGCCGGCCGAACACGGAGAACATTGGCTACCCCTTCCTGATCAGCGTTACGGAGTCCCGGCTCACATACAGCCGGCTCTCACAGCTGCTGGAGGGCTACTCGAG ATACTCGGTCAACGTGTTTCAGCCACCCTTCCAATCGGGTCGGGTGTCTCCTGAGGTGAGCCAGTGTCGAGGAGATCTGCCCCCCATAGTGTCAGAGACTGTGGACAGTGGCTGCCAAGAGGGCACCATCGAAAAAGAGGCATCCTGCCAGGCCTCGGAGGGCCCTGCAGATTCAGAGCAGGCCTCAGGGGACTCCACCGGCAAGCCAGACCCCCTCAGCGATGACTCTGGCTTCTCCGAGCACAAGGCTGAGTCCCACGGTCCCTCAAGTGAGAAGGAGACATTCTGCGAGAAGGTGGTGAAGCCTGAAG CTGTAGTTACAGGCTATCAGCAGCCTAGTGAGTCCCAGGCCCGCTCTGCCTCACAGTTTTACATTGCTGTGCTcgactctgaaaacaaagagcaGAAGCTAGAGGACAAAG ATGATGCGGTGCTGCAGATCGCTGAGGACTCCTCCATCATCCTGGTTTGGAAGAACAACGAGCGGCAGAAGGAGTACGTCCTGATCAAGTCCAAGGAGCTGGAGTCTGTGGAGGACCCAGGGTCAGTCAGCGAGGCTGCCAGGGCTGGGCACTTCACCCTAGAGCAGTGCCTCAACCTCTTCACCAAGCCAGAGGTGCTAGCCCCCGAGGAGGCCTG GTACTGTCCGAAGTGCAAGCAGCACAGGGAGGCATCCAAACAGCTGATGCTGTGGCGGCTGCCCAACGTGCTGATCATCCAGCTCAAGCGCTTCTCCTTTCGCAGCTTCATCTGGAGGGACAAGATCAATGATATGGTGGACTTCCCTGTCAG aaacctggaccTTAGTAAGTTCTGCATCGGGCAGAAGGATGACAGCCAGCCTCCCATCTATGATTTGTACGCTGTGATTAATCATTATGGGGGTATGATTGGAGGACATTACACTGCGTATGCCAGACTGCCCAATGACAAGAACAGCCAGCGCAGTGACGTCG GCTGGCGCCTGTTTGATGACAGCACAGTCACCACCGTGGAGGAGAGCCAGGTGGTGACACGCTATGCCTACGTCCTGTTCTACCGCCGCCAAAACTCCCCCGTAGAGAGACCCTCGCGAATGCCCAGCCCCCATGGCGCAGAGTCCCCGGCAGCTGCAGGAGCCACAGCCAGCCAG GCTTCTCTAATATGGCAGGaactggaggaagaggaggaagaggccGGGCCACGAGCAAGCAGAAGGCTGCGGGCAGGAGTGGAGACCCAGCGAGCCTCGGGGGCACTGGACAGCCTCTCCGATTACTCAGACGATGACTGCGTCCGATATTTTATCCTGGGCACCTTGGCGGCATTGCTGGCCTTGGTCCTCAACGTGCTGTATCCCCTGATCTCTCAGGGCCGATGGAGCTAG
- the usp19 gene encoding ubiquitin carboxyl-terminal hydrolase 19 isoform X1, which translates to MASTGEATGRRRPTRGIEDSTSRKKQKDKANQESKEAKRSGSTETKKDLSQSLESHDDTEFDDVFFDWKQNANEVIVKLRAGEGVVKLEDVDAAFSDTACQVKFPDGRQWSCVLHTEIESSCSKVQYKEKGNFLQLVMQKKIPFNIWPSLMRNKKEKDPINIQTENGKEQAGKLEKLEEEGVKAPVESTEQKRAKPDRGIKRAIKPKPAGKTERGTKGTETSKHNWKAELPTEPSAKRVIRTTSKAAKDTGHGTGRVSPAKGMGSTKVETGQDTVGPLSCNGRSTDQKSVRGSPAPAPQVGGAECQRADKPEAEVVEEGRGQSLVTETSAGVQTPPQDMTPPTEPSRNGEPQELHSTEGTVEPIVEKERQCQGELDSQVEKNVPELEVAGSGHFGTGEPASPALSKEASPCAKGMEEKSDETKEESLEMQPEVLEPMVNLKFVKNDSYEKGNDFMVVNVYMKGICRESSKVLFREQDFTLIFQTSDANFLRLQSGCGPNTVFKWQVKLRNLIHPDQSTYAFTPSRIDITLKKRHSQRWGGLEAPATQGAVGGAKVAVPSGLASLDKSQPGSSQHTLPNKEEPRTTEKEKARGDDGGLDTVAARTVSEHMPIKQEPLVTSPKPTCMVPPMTHASAGSEHPDEEEEKKVCLPGFTGLVNLGNTCFMNSVIQSLSNTRELRDYFHDRGFESEINCNNPLGTGGRLAIGFAVLLRALWKGTHHAFQPSKLKAIVASKASQFTGYAQHDAQEFMAFLLDGLHEDLNRIQNKPYTETVDSDGRQDEVVAEEAWQRHKMRNDSFVVDLFQGQYKSKLVCPICSKVSITFDPFLYLPVPLPQKQKVLTVFYFAKEPHKKPIKFLVSVSKENSSTTEVLESISRSVRVKPENLRLTEVIKSRFHRIFMSSSSLDAVSPSNTLFCFEVLSKELAKEKVLVLQVQQRPQVPSVPIAKCAACQKAPQSEDEKVKRCTRCYRVGYCNPTCQKNHWADHKHLCRPNTENIGYPFLISVTESRLTYSRLSQLLEGYSRYSVNVFQPPFQSGRVSPEVSQCRGDLPPIVSETVDSGCQEGTIEKEASCQASEGPADSEQASGDSTGKPDPLSDDSGFSEHKAESHGPSSEKETFCEKVVKPEAVVTGYQQPSESQARSASQFYIAVLDSENKEQKLEDKDDAVLQIAEDSSIILVWKNNERQKEYVLIKSKELESVEDPGSVSEAARAGHFTLEQCLNLFTKPEVLAPEEAWYCPKCKQHREASKQLMLWRLPNVLIIQLKRFSFRSFIWRDKINDMVDFPVRNLDLSKFCIGQKDDSQPPIYDLYAVINHYGGMIGGHYTAYARLPNDKNSQRSDVGWRLFDDSTVTTVEESQVVTRYAYVLFYRRQNSPVERPSRMPSPHGAESPAAAGATASQASLIWQELEEEEEEAGPRASRRLRAGVETQRASGALDSLSDYSDDDCVRYFILGTLAALLALVLNVLYPLISQGRWS; encoded by the exons ATGGCCAGCACCGGCGAGGCCACCGGCCGCCGCAGACCAACCCGTGGGATAGAGGACAGCACCAGCAGGAAGAAGCAGAAAGACAAGGCCAACCAAGAAAGCAAGGAAGCCAAGCGGTCAGGTAGCACAGAAACCAAGAAAG ACCTATCACAGTCTCTGGAGTCACACGATGATACAGAATTTGATG ATGTGTTTTTTGACTGGAAGCAGAATGCCAATGAGGTGATTGTAAAGCTAAGGGCTGGAGAGGGAGTTGTGAAGCTAGAGGATGTTGATGCTGCGTTCTCGGATACGGCCTGTCAGGTTAAGTTCCCAG ATGGGCGTCAGTGGAGCTGTGTCCTGCACACCGAGATTGAGAGCTCCTGCAGTAAAgtgcagtacaaggagaagggCAACTTCCTGCAGCTGGTCATGCAGAAGAAGATCCCTTTCAACATCTGGCCGTCTCTGATG cgAAACAAGAAGGAAAAGGATCCCATTAACATTCAGACAGAGAATGGGAAAGAGCAGGCTGGGAAGTTGGAGAAACTGGAGGAAGAAGGGGTGAAGGCACCCGTAGAGTCAACTGAGCAGAAACGGGCAAAACCAGATCGGGGGATAAAACGTGCAATAAAGCCCAAACCAGCTGGAAAGACTGAGCGGGGCACAAAGGGTACAGAGACTTCAAAGCACAATTGGAAGGCAGAGTTACCAACTGAACCCAGTGCAAAACGTGTGATCCGCACTACGTCTAAAGCTGCTAAAGACACGGGGCATGGTACAGGGAGGGTCTCCCCCGCAAAAGGCATGGGAAGCACCAAAGTAGAGACTGGCCAGGATACAGTAGGTCCGCTCAGCTGCAACGGCAGGAGTACAGACCAGAAGAGTGTCCGAGGCTCTCCAGCGCCTGCGCCCCAGGTGGGCGGAGCTGAGTGTCAGAGGGCCGACAAACCCGAG GCAGAGGTGGTAGAAGAAGGTAGAGGCCAGTCTTTGGTCACTGAAACCAGTGCAGGTGTTCAGACCCCCCCCCAGGACATGACTCCCCCCACAGAACCCTCCAGGAATGGCGAACCTCAGGAGTTGCACAGCACAGAAGGGACTGTCGAGCCCATAGTTGAGAAAGAGAGACAATGCCAGGGAGAACTGGACTCTCAGGTCGAGAAAAACGTTCCTGAATTAGAGGTGGCTGGGTCTGGCCATTTTGGTACTGGGGAGCCTGCCTCACCAGCCCTCTCTAAAGAGGCCTCTCCTTGTGCAAAGGGTATGGAGGAAAAGAGTGATGAGACAAAAGAGGAGAGCTTGGAAATGCAGCCAGAAG TCTTGGAGCCCATGGTGAACTTGAAGTTTGTGAAGAACGACTCTTATGAGAAAGGGAACGACTTCATGGTGGTCAATGTGTACATGAAAGGGATCTGCAGGGAGAGCTCAAAGGTGCTGTTCAGGGAACAAGACTTCACACTCATCTTCCAGACCAG TGATGCAAATTTTCTGCGACTACAGTCGGGCTGTGGACCAAACACTGTCTTTAAATGGCAGGTCAAACTCAG GAACCTTATCCACCCTGACCAGAGCACCTATGCCTTCACCCCATCCCGGATCGACATCACTCTGAAGAAGAGGCACAGTCAGCGCTGGGGGGGCCTCGAGGCTCCAGCAACACAAG GTGCAGTGGGTGGCGCCAAGGTTGCTGTGCCCTCTGGGCTTGCTTCTCTAGATAAGAGCCAGCCTGGGAGTAGCCAGCATACCCTGCCCAACAAAGAGGAACCCAGGACGACAGAGAAGGAGAAGGCACGCGGAGACGACGGTGGCCTGGACACGGTGGCAGCCAGAACAGTGTCTGAGCACATGCCTATTAAGCAAGAGCCCCTTGTCACCTCA CCCAAGCCCACATGCATGGTGCCCCCGATGACCCATGCTTCTGCAGGCAGTGAGCACCccgatgaggaggaggagaagaaggtgTGTTTACCTGGCTTCACTGGCCTAGTCAACCTGGGCAACACCTGCTTCATGAACAGTGTCATCCAGTCTCTGTCCAACACCCGGGAGTTGAGGGACTACTTCCACG ATCGAGGCTTTGAGTCTGAGATCAACTGCAATAACCCCCTGGGCACTGGCGGGCGCCTTGCCATTGGCTTTGCCGTATTGCTACGGGCACTGTGGAAAGGCACTCACCATGCCTTCCAGCCCTCCAAACTCAAG GCGATTGTGGCGAGCAAGGCCAGCCAATTCACAGGCTATGCGCAGCACGATGCCCAGGAGTTCATGGCTTTCTTATTGGACGGGCTTCACGAGGACCTGAACAGGATCCAGAACAAACCCTACACAGAGACTGTAGACTCGGATGGCAGGCAGGATGAG GTGGTGGCAGAGGAGGCCTGGCAGAGGCACAAGATGCGGAACGATTCCTTTGTTGTGGACCTGTTCCAGGGACAGTACAAATCCAAGCTGGTGTGTCCAATCTGTTCCAAG GTGTCTATAACATTTGACCCATTCCTGTACCTGCCAGTCCCATTGCCTCAGAAACAGAAGGTCCtaactgtgttttattttgctaaGGAACCCCATAAGAAGCCAATCAAG TTCCTGGTGAGCGTCAGCAAGGAAAACTCCAGCACGACTGAAGTCTTGGAGTCCATTTCTAGGAGTGTACGAGTCAAACCGGAGAATCTGCGTCTCACTGAG GTCATTAAAAGTCGTTTTCACCGAATCTTCATGTCCTCGAGCTCGCTGGATGCCGTTTCACCCTCAAACACTCTCTTCTGTTTTGAAGTGCTGTCTAAGGAGCTTGCCAAGGAGAAAGTACTGGTGCTGCAGGTCCAACAG AGACCCCAGGTTCCCAGTGTGCCCATCGCTAAGTGTGCTGCCTGCCAGAAAGCACCTCAGTCAGAGGATGAGAAGGTGAAACGCTGCACTCGCTGCTACCGTGTGGGCTACTGCAACCC aACTTGTCAGAAGAATCATTGGGCTGATCACAAACATCTGTGCCGGCCGAACACGGAGAACATTGGCTACCCCTTCCTGATCAGCGTTACGGAGTCCCGGCTCACATACAGCCGGCTCTCACAGCTGCTGGAGGGCTACTCGAG ATACTCGGTCAACGTGTTTCAGCCACCCTTCCAATCGGGTCGGGTGTCTCCTGAGGTGAGCCAGTGTCGAGGAGATCTGCCCCCCATAGTGTCAGAGACTGTGGACAGTGGCTGCCAAGAGGGCACCATCGAAAAAGAGGCATCCTGCCAGGCCTCGGAGGGCCCTGCAGATTCAGAGCAGGCCTCAGGGGACTCCACCGGCAAGCCAGACCCCCTCAGCGATGACTCTGGCTTCTCCGAGCACAAGGCTGAGTCCCACGGTCCCTCAAGTGAGAAGGAGACATTCTGCGAGAAGGTGGTGAAGCCTGAAG CTGTAGTTACAGGCTATCAGCAGCCTAGTGAGTCCCAGGCCCGCTCTGCCTCACAGTTTTACATTGCTGTGCTcgactctgaaaacaaagagcaGAAGCTAGAGGACAAAG ATGATGCGGTGCTGCAGATCGCTGAGGACTCCTCCATCATCCTGGTTTGGAAGAACAACGAGCGGCAGAAGGAGTACGTCCTGATCAAGTCCAAGGAGCTGGAGTCTGTGGAGGACCCAGGGTCAGTCAGCGAGGCTGCCAGGGCTGGGCACTTCACCCTAGAGCAGTGCCTCAACCTCTTCACCAAGCCAGAGGTGCTAGCCCCCGAGGAGGCCTG GTACTGTCCGAAGTGCAAGCAGCACAGGGAGGCATCCAAACAGCTGATGCTGTGGCGGCTGCCCAACGTGCTGATCATCCAGCTCAAGCGCTTCTCCTTTCGCAGCTTCATCTGGAGGGACAAGATCAATGATATGGTGGACTTCCCTGTCAG aaacctggaccTTAGTAAGTTCTGCATCGGGCAGAAGGATGACAGCCAGCCTCCCATCTATGATTTGTACGCTGTGATTAATCATTATGGGGGTATGATTGGAGGACATTACACTGCGTATGCCAGACTGCCCAATGACAAGAACAGCCAGCGCAGTGACGTCG GCTGGCGCCTGTTTGATGACAGCACAGTCACCACCGTGGAGGAGAGCCAGGTGGTGACACGCTATGCCTACGTCCTGTTCTACCGCCGCCAAAACTCCCCCGTAGAGAGACCCTCGCGAATGCCCAGCCCCCATGGCGCAGAGTCCCCGGCAGCTGCAGGAGCCACAGCCAGCCAG GCTTCTCTAATATGGCAGGaactggaggaagaggaggaagaggccGGGCCACGAGCAAGCAGAAGGCTGCGGGCAGGAGTGGAGACCCAGCGAGCCTCGGGGGCACTGGACAGCCTCTCCGATTACTCAGACGATGACTGCGTCCGATATTTTATCCTGGGCACCTTGGCGGCATTGCTGGCCTTGGTCCTCAACGTGCTGTATCCCCTGATCTCTCAGGGCCGATGGAGCTAG